The following proteins are co-located in the Hemitrygon akajei chromosome 25, sHemAka1.3, whole genome shotgun sequence genome:
- the LOC140716399 gene encoding uncharacterized protein, whose translation MHQQIHTGERPFACSECGKGFTRSSELLMHQRIHTGERPFTCSECGKGFTRLYVLQMHQRIHTGERPYTCSECGKGFSRTCNLLTHKRVHTGERPFACSECGKEFTRSYNLQMHQRIHTGERPFSCSTCGKGFIRSYDLQTHQRIHTGERPFTCSTCGRGFNRPYDLQMHERIHTGERPFTCSECGKGFTRSFELLAHQQIHTGERPFSCSECGRAFPRSYELLAHQRIHTGEKPFTCSECGKGFTRKSELLTHQRIHTGECPFTCSECGKGFTRSSDLRTHQRIHTGERPYTCSECGKGFTQSSNLVIHQQIHTRERLFTCSECGKGFTRSSKLLAHRRVHTGEKPFTCSECGKGFIRSSELLTHQRIHTGERPFTCSECGKGFTRSADLLIHQRIHTGERPFTCPKCGKNFARSSHLWRHHRAHAKGTV comes from the coding sequence ATGCACcaacaaattcacactggggagaggcccttCGCCTGCTCCGAGtgcgggaaggggttcactcggtcatccgaacTTCTGAtgcaccagcgaattcacaccggggagaggccattcacttgctccgagtgcgggaagggattcacgcgTTTGTACGTCCTTCAGATGCATCAACggattcacaccggggagaggccatacACCTGCTCCGAGTGCGGGAAGGGGTTCAGTCGTACGTGCAACCTTCTGACTCACaaacgagtccacactggggagaggcccttCGCCTGCTCCGAGTGCGGGAAGGAGTTCACTCGATCGTACAACCTTCAAATGCACCAAcgaattcacaccggggagaggccgttcagctgctcCACGTGCGGGAAGGGCTTCATCCGGTCGTACGAccttcagacacaccagcgaattcacaccggggagaggccgttcacctgctccacGTGCGGGAGGGGGTTCAATCGGCCGTATGACCTTCAGATGCACGAGCGAATTCACACCggagagcggccgttcacctgctccgagtgtgggaagggattcactcggtcgttCGAGCTACTGGCGCATCAGCagattcacactggggagaggccgttcagctgctctgagTGCGGGAGGGCATTCCCGCGGTCGTATGAGCTTCTGGCACACCAAcgaattcacaccggggagaagccgttcacctgctccgagtgcgggaaggggttcactcgAAAGTCCGAGCTTCTGACTCACCAACGAATTCACACCGGGGAGTGCCCGTTCACTTGCtccgagtgtgggaagggattcactcggtcatcggACCTTCGGACGCAccaacgaattcacactggggagaggccctaCACCTGCTCCGAGtgcgggaaggggttcactcagtcatctaacttaGTAATtcaccagcaaattcacactcgGGAGAgactgttcacctgctctgagtgCGGGAAGGGGTTCACCCGGTCGTCCAAACTGCTGGCTCACCGGcgggttcacaccggggagaagccgttcacctgctctgagtgtgggaaAGGGTTCATTCGGTCGTCAGAGCTGCTgacacaccagcgaattcacactggggagaggcccttcacctgctccgagtgcgggaaggggttcactcgTTCAGCTGATCTGCTGATTCACCAAcgaattcacaccggggagagaccgttcacctgcccTAAATGTGGGAAGAACTTCGCTCGATCTTCTCACCTCTGGAGGCACCATCGAGCTCACGCTAAAGGGACTGTTTAA